A single genomic interval of Polaribacter vadi harbors:
- a CDS encoding DMT family transporter: MNWILLIIAGLFEVAFAACLGKAKEATGIQTTYWYIAFLICLGISMALLVKVTQELPIGTAYAVWTGIGAVGTVLMGIFVFKEPATFWRLFFIMTLIISIIGLKVVSN; encoded by the coding sequence ATGAATTGGATACTATTAATAATTGCAGGCCTATTTGAAGTGGCTTTTGCTGCTTGTCTTGGAAAAGCAAAAGAAGCAACAGGAATTCAAACAACTTATTGGTACATAGCATTTTTAATTTGTTTAGGAATTAGTATGGCTCTTCTTGTAAAAGTAACGCAAGAACTACCAATAGGAACTGCCTATGCAGTTTGGACAGGAATTGGTGCTGTAGGAACTGTTTTAATGGGGATTTTTGTTTTTAAAGAGCCAGCAACATTTTGGCGTCTCTTTTTTATTATGACATTAATTATTTCAATTATAGGATTAAAAGTGGTTTCAAATTAA
- the ruvA gene encoding Holliday junction branch migration protein RuvA, with amino-acid sequence MITQVRGRLVEKSPTEVVVDCNGVGYLLHISLNTFSSLPADENVVLYTHLSIREDAHTLFGFISKTEREVFKLLISVSGVGPSIARTMCSSMTSEEIQNAIASENVAVIQSVKGIGAKTAQRVIVDLKDKILKTFDIDAISFAKNNTNKDEALSALDVLGFNRKQSEKTVNAVLKENPEASVEKIIKLALKNL; translated from the coding sequence ATGATTACACAAGTTAGAGGAAGGTTGGTAGAAAAAAGTCCAACAGAAGTAGTTGTAGATTGCAATGGTGTTGGGTATTTGCTACATATTTCACTAAATACTTTTTCTAGTTTGCCTGCAGATGAAAATGTAGTTTTATACACACATTTATCCATAAGAGAAGATGCACACACACTATTTGGTTTTATCAGCAAAACTGAAAGAGAGGTTTTTAAACTTTTAATTTCGGTATCTGGAGTTGGGCCAAGCATTGCAAGAACCATGTGTTCTTCTATGACAAGTGAGGAAATTCAAAATGCAATTGCATCAGAAAATGTAGCTGTAATTCAGTCTGTAAAAGGAATTGGCGCAAAAACTGCACAAAGAGTTATTGTAGATTTAAAAGATAAAATCTTAAAAACCTTTGATATTGATGCAATTTCTTTCGCAAAAAACAATACTAATAAAGATGAAGCGTTATCTGCTTTAGACGTTTTAGGGTTTAATAGAAAACAATCTGAAAAGACTGTAAATGCTGTTTTAAAAGAAAATCCTGAAGCTAGCGTAGAAAAAATCATAAAACTAGCTCTAAAAAACTTATAA